A part of Polynucleobacter sp. MG-Unter2-18 genomic DNA contains:
- a CDS encoding MrcB family domain-containing protein encodes MKLLQQVFQDYSNTVNINNGVARNINSPSQVALKRGIPDLMGEIVRQSNLPIERYKFQGSYGNTGMTHTPWVATFDTRITTSAQSGFDIVLLFAKDMQSCVLSLNQGYKAFTEEFKKKSLALKKIKETAEKARAYLEPIAGATYGPIDLKAETDNSKGYELGAIASFVYQVKSLPTEQEFSRDLKKLLLAYDQLFNLAGPNLMSLQALSDSEFQKEVEEILTVDEAELLNEVNGPELKPNQLPSVVGVKYKRDVKKSRGAIKKANFNCEFNSEHVSFISSVSGKMYVEAHHLIPMSQQELYENSLDIVANIVALCPNCHRLIHHGVFDNKAILIKSIYAQRNEALLKKGINISLADILKIYKGTVEETD; translated from the coding sequence ATGAAACTACTACAGCAAGTATTTCAGGACTACTCCAATACGGTCAATATTAATAATGGCGTTGCTAGGAATATTAATTCGCCCTCACAAGTTGCCCTAAAAAGAGGAATTCCTGACTTAATGGGAGAGATCGTCCGGCAATCAAATCTTCCTATTGAGCGATATAAGTTCCAAGGGTCATATGGTAATACGGGGATGACCCATACCCCATGGGTTGCCACCTTTGACACTCGGATCACCACTTCAGCTCAGAGCGGCTTTGACATAGTTTTACTTTTTGCAAAGGATATGCAAAGCTGCGTCTTATCTCTAAATCAGGGATACAAAGCCTTTACTGAGGAGTTTAAGAAAAAAAGTTTAGCCCTAAAAAAAATTAAAGAAACTGCTGAAAAGGCTAGAGCTTATCTTGAGCCAATAGCTGGAGCGACTTATGGACCCATTGACTTAAAAGCAGAGACCGATAACTCTAAAGGATATGAATTGGGGGCGATAGCAAGTTTTGTATATCAAGTTAAAAGCCTTCCAACAGAGCAAGAATTTTCTAGGGACTTAAAAAAACTACTTTTAGCTTATGACCAGTTATTTAATTTAGCAGGGCCAAATCTGATGTCGCTTCAGGCTTTAAGTGATTCTGAATTCCAAAAAGAAGTTGAGGAAATATTAACAGTCGATGAAGCGGAATTGCTAAATGAGGTTAATGGGCCAGAATTAAAACCAAATCAACTTCCATCTGTAGTTGGGGTTAAGTACAAAAGAGATGTTAAAAAATCAAGAGGGGCCATTAAAAAGGCAAATTTTAATTGCGAGTTCAATAGTGAGCATGTAAGCTTTATTTCAAGTGTTTCTGGAAAAATGTATGTCGAAGCACATCATCTGATACCAATGTCACAGCAAGAGCTTTATGAAAATAGCTTAGATATTGTGGCTAATATTGTTGCTCTATGTCCCAATTGTCACCGATTAATTCATCATGGAGTCTTTGATAACAAAGCAATATTAATTAAGTCAATTTATGCCCAGAGGAACGAGGCACTTCTTAAAAAAGGTATCAATATCAGCTTGGCTGATATATTAAAGATTTACAAGGGGACTGTTGAAGAAACTGACTAG